The Planktothrix tepida PCC 9214 genome has a segment encoding these proteins:
- a CDS encoding DUF4079 domain-containing protein: MDLTLPASIKPWLNFFHPLLMWILLGLSVYAMYLGVQIRRTREAQGDTKKELIKGKFNLKHHQIGSLLLALMVLGTIGGMGVTYINNGKLFVGPHLLAGLGMTGMIAISASLTPYMQKGADWARVSHIALNTLILGLFAWQAVTGMEIVQKIISNL; the protein is encoded by the coding sequence ATGGATTTGACCCTTCCAGCATCGATTAAGCCTTGGCTGAATTTCTTTCATCCCCTCCTAATGTGGATTTTATTAGGATTATCCGTTTATGCGATGTATTTGGGTGTCCAAATTCGTCGCACCCGTGAAGCCCAAGGCGACACCAAAAAAGAATTAATTAAAGGAAAATTTAATCTTAAACATCACCAAATCGGTTCCCTGCTCTTGGCTTTGATGGTTTTGGGAACAATTGGTGGGATGGGTGTCACTTATATTAACAACGGTAAACTCTTCGTCGGCCCCCACCTCTTAGCAGGACTGGGAATGACCGGAATGATAGCCATTTCTGCTTCTTTAACCCCTTATATGCAAAAAGGAGCAGATTGGGCTAGAGTCAGCCACATTGCTCTTAATACCTTAATTCTAGGACTTTTTGCTTGGCAAGCTGTCACTGGAATGGAAATTGTGCAGAAAATTATTAGCAATTTGTAA
- a CDS encoding nicotinate phosphoribosyltransferase codes for MTTALSPLQFQEVWEDPDLNFTPDDYSLLTDLYQLTMIACYTGEGLDQRQASFELFTRRLPEGFGYLIAMGLAQALDYLEKFRFSEAQLHALQSTGLFTHAPQNFWSLLATGRFTGDVWAVPEGTAIFANQPFLRIEAPLWQAQLIETYLLNTINYQTLIATRAARLRDVAGPTATLLEFGTRRAFSPQASIWAARAALAGGLDATSNVLAALKLGRKPTGTMAHALVMAISALEGSETQAFTAFHRYFPGSPLLIDTYNTIDAAHQLSEQVKRGEIELKGVRLDSGDLVSLSQQVRSLLPNVPIFASGDLDEYEIARLKAAGAIIDGYGLGTKLVTGTPVNGVYKLVEIEGKPVMKEATGKTTYPGRKQIFRTLKQGQLMADEIGLITEPMESESGHYSNVQSIFSSRIPLMQLVMKEGKRLYPTESLTEIAERTAKSVTSLPSKTRCLNHPISPTIQNSTALQELTETTRHSLL; via the coding sequence ATGACTACCGCCTTGTCTCCCCTTCAGTTTCAGGAAGTTTGGGAAGACCCCGACCTGAATTTTACCCCCGATGATTATAGTCTATTGACCGACCTCTACCAACTGACAATGATTGCCTGTTATACCGGGGAGGGACTCGACCAACGACAAGCCAGTTTTGAACTGTTTACGCGCCGTCTACCGGAAGGGTTTGGCTATTTAATTGCCATGGGACTCGCCCAAGCCCTCGACTATTTAGAAAAATTCCGCTTCAGCGAGGCTCAACTTCATGCCCTACAGTCTACAGGACTGTTTACCCACGCCCCCCAGAACTTTTGGTCACTGTTGGCTACCGGACGCTTTACCGGGGATGTGTGGGCAGTTCCTGAAGGGACAGCTATTTTTGCGAACCAACCCTTTTTGAGAATAGAAGCACCCCTATGGCAAGCTCAGTTAATCGAAACTTATCTATTAAATACAATTAATTACCAAACCTTAATTGCGACCCGTGCAGCCCGGTTGCGGGATGTGGCGGGGCCAACAGCAACGTTATTAGAATTTGGCACAAGACGGGCGTTTAGTCCCCAGGCTTCCATTTGGGCGGCGCGGGCGGCTTTAGCTGGGGGGTTGGATGCAACCTCTAACGTGTTAGCAGCATTGAAATTAGGGCGAAAACCCACCGGAACGATGGCCCATGCGTTAGTAATGGCAATTTCGGCTTTAGAAGGGTCAGAAACTCAGGCGTTTACGGCTTTTCATCGCTATTTTCCAGGATCTCCTTTATTAATCGATACCTATAATACAATTGATGCCGCCCATCAACTTTCAGAACAGGTGAAACGGGGAGAAATTGAACTAAAAGGGGTGCGTTTAGATTCGGGGGATTTAGTGAGTTTATCACAGCAAGTGCGATCACTTCTTCCGAATGTTCCGATTTTTGCCAGTGGGGATTTAGATGAATATGAAATCGCCCGTTTAAAAGCAGCCGGGGCAATCATTGATGGCTATGGTTTGGGGACAAAATTAGTGACAGGAACTCCCGTAAATGGGGTTTATAAGTTAGTTGAAATTGAAGGAAAACCCGTGATGAAAGAAGCAACGGGAAAAACAACTTATCCAGGGAGAAAGCAAATTTTCAGAACGTTGAAACAAGGTCAATTAATGGCTGATGAGATTGGGTTAATAACAGAACCAATGGAGTCTGAATCTGGGCATTATTCTAATGTGCAATCAATATTTTCGTCACGGATACCGTTAATGCAGTTAGTGATGAAGGAAGGAAAACGACTTTATCCGACTGAATCTTTAACAGAAATAGCAGAACGCACAGCAAAATCTGTTACCAGTTTACCCTCAAAAACCCGATGTTTAAATCATCCCATTTCCCCAACAATTCAGAATTCTACAGCGTTACAAGAATTAACAGAAACCACCCGTCATTCATTGTTGTAG